One Glycine max cultivar Williams 82 chromosome 8, Glycine_max_v4.0, whole genome shotgun sequence genomic window, CGACCAAGATCTGCTAGGAGAAGTGAGATGGCTCCTGTAAAGAATGAAGATTTGATTCCTGGGGCAACTTTTACTGGGAAAGTAAAATCTATTCAACTATTTGGTGCCTTTATTGATTTTGGAGGTTTCACGGATGGCCTTGTTCATGTTTCTCAGTTGAGTGACGGCTATGTAAAAGATGTTGCTAGTGTTGTTTCTGTAGGACAAGAAGTGAAGGTGAAGCTAATTGAAGTCAACACTGAAACTCAGCGAATTTCTCTCTCTATGCGTGAAAATAATAATGACACTGTTAAGCCCGGTCCAAGGAAAGATGAGGTGAAGAAAAACACGAAATTTGTTGAAGGGCAGGACCTTAAGGGTACATTGAAGAATTTGGCAAGGTCTGGTTCTTTTATATCACTTCCTGATGGGGAGGAAGAATTTCTGCCCATATCTGAGGAATCTGATGAGGGATTTGAGAATTTTACAGGAATTTCATCATTGCAGG contains:
- the LOC102665312 gene encoding polyprotein of EF-Ts, chloroplastic — encoded protein: MAPVKNEDLIPGATFTGKVKSIQLFGAFIDFGGFTDGLVHVSQLSDGYVKDVASVVSVGQEVKVKLIEVNTETQRISLSMRENNNDTVKPGPRKDEVKKNTKFVEGQDLKGTLKNLARSGSFISLPDGEEEFLPISEESDEGFENFTGISSLQVGQQVSVQVLRINRGQLTLTMKKEDVAALDSEIGQGVVHVATNPFALAFRKNKDIATFLEEGKKIHNTVEISSAARTSKEIVKQGEIVSDVSDAQGEPESSKGLVDDASF